The Bosea sp. AS-1 region GCACGAGCGATGAATTCGGGGCCGTTCTCGGCGTAGCGCGCGGCTGCGGTCGCGATCACCCTGATCTCGCCGACCTGCATGGCCTCGCAGAGGATGCGGAAGCGCACCAGCGCCGAGATCGCCTTCTCGATCGCGTCCTCGGCCAGGCGGCCGGTGGTCGCGACCTGCCGGCCGAGGCCCGCCATCTCCTTCTCGTTGAACACCTGCGAGGGCGCGCGCGCGAGCATCTCGTAGACGACGAGACGGACCGAGTTGGAACCGATGTCGACGATGGCGATGGTGTCGCCGAGCGCCAGCCGGCCCGGCGCATGCTGCAGTTCAGGCCTTGCGGCCTCCCTTGCGGGAAAGGGCACGGGGGCTGGAGCTGGAGAGCGATTTTCCACGACCGGACAAACTCGGATTCGTCATGAAGTAATTATGCGCATTGAACGGTTCCTCGTTCGGCGCCGGGACAATGCGGCGGGAGCCGCCATCGGGCAAGATCGTCCAGCTCTGCTCGTTGTCGAGCAGGTTGGCGAGCATGATCTGATCCAGCAGCTGCTGATGCACAGTCGGGTTCAGGATCGGCGTCAGCGCCTCGACACGGCGGTCGAGGTTGCGCGGCATCAGATCGGCGGAGGAGATGTAGACCTTGGCCTTGGCCGAGGGCAAGCCATGCCCGGCGCCGAAAGCGTAGATGCGGGTGTGTTCCAGGAAACGACCGATGATCGACTTGACCCGGATATTCTCCGAAAGCCCCGGCACACCGGGCATCAGGCAGCAGATGCCACGCACGACGAAGTCGATCTCGACGCCGGCCTGGCTGGCATCGTAGAGCGCGTCGATGATCTCGGGATCGACCAGCGCGTTGCATTTGCCCCAGATCGCACCCTTGCGGCCGGCCTTCACATGGGCGACCTCCTCGGCGATGTCGGCAAGCAGGCGCTGCTTCAGCCCCGTCGGCGAGACCGCCATGCGCTCCAGCCCGGCCGGCTCGGCATAGCCGGTGATGAAGTTGAAGATGCGGGCGACATCCTGCGCGATCACCGGATCGGCCGTGAAGAAGGAGACGTCGGTATAGATGCGTGCCGTGATCGGGTGATAGTTGCCGGTCGCGATATGGCAGTAGCTGACGAGCTGGCCGGCCTCGCGGCGCACAACCAGTGACAGCTTGGCGTGGGTCTTGAGCTCGATGAAGCCGTAGACGACCTGGACGCCGGCGCGCTCCATCTCCTTGGCCCAGCGGATGTTCGCCTCTTCGTCGAAGCGAGCCTTGAGCTCGACCAGCGCGGTCACCGACTTGCCGGCCTCGGCCGCCTCCGTCAGCGCCTTGACGATCGGGGAGTTGGCCGAGGTGCGGTAGAGCGTCTGCTTGATTGCGACGACATTGGGGTCGCGCGCCGCCTGCTGCAGGAACTGCACGACGACGTCGAAACTCTCATAGGGATGGTGGACGAGCAGGTCCTTCTGGCGGATCGCGGCAAAGCAGTCACCACCATGCTCGCGGATGCGCTCGGGAAAGCGGGCGTTGTAGGGCTTGAACTTCAGGTCCGGCCGGTCGACGCCGACGAGCTGGGAGAGCTCGTTAAGGCCGATCATGCCGTTGACCTCGACCACCTCGTCGCTGTCGACCTTGAGCTCGCGCACGATCAGCCGGCGCAGATGGTCGGGCATGCCGGTCGAGAGCTCGAGCCGGATCACGACGCCCAGCCGACGCTGCTTCAGCATGGTCTCGAAGACGCGGACGAGGTCCTCCGCCTCCTCTTCGATGTCGAGGTCGGAGTCGCGGATGATGCGGAAAGAGCCCGCCCCTTTCACCTCGTAGCCGGGAAAGAGCTTGGCGATGAACAGCGAGACGGCGTCGTCGAGCGCGATGAAGCGGTGCAGCCCCTCGCGGGCGAGATCGGGCAGTTCGATGAAGCGGTCGATCTTGGTCGGCACGCGGATCAGCGCGTCGAGCTGGCGTCCGTCGCTGAGGCGCTCCAGCGCCAGCGCGATGGTGAAGCCGAGATTCGGGATGAAGGGAAACGGGTGCGCCGGGTCGATGGCGAGCGGCGTCAGCACCGGGAAGATGTAGTTGAGGAAGTAATCCTCCAGCCAAATCCGATCCTGCGAGCCGATATCGCCCGGCCCGAGCAGATGGATGCGGTTCTCATGCAGATCGCGGCGCAGCTCAACCCAGCGCGCCTGCTGGTCGTCGGTCAGGGCCGAGACCGCCTTGCCGATGGCGACGAGCTGCTCGGCCGGGGTCAAGCCGTCCTGGCTGCGGGTGACGACACCGGCCTTGAGCTGCTCGCGCAGGCCCGAGACGCGGACCATGAAGAACTCGTCGAGATTGTTGGCCGAGATCGAGAGGAAGCGCAGCTGCTCCAGCAGCGGGTGGCTGCGGTTTGACGCCTCCTCCATGACGCGGCGGTTGAACTGCAGCCAGGAGAGTTCCCGGTTCATGAAGCGCGCGGGCTGCTGGCGCAGCGGCAGCGCGTCCGCATCCCCCATCGCCTTGTCCGGCATCTCGGGCGTCTCAGTCGCAATCTCGATGGTCATGCGCTTCGCCCGTGTCCTGGTCGTCGTCCTGCTCGTGCGTCTCATGGACCGTGTGAAGCCACCCTAGCGTGACAGTTCGATGACGAACGACATGAATCAGCCATCGAAAGAGGTTATCAGCTCGCCGTTTTCCGGATAGAGGCAAAAGCCCGGCCGGCAGCTCAGCCCTGCTCCTCCGGGAACAACTCCGCCAGCACCTCCTGCACGAGCGGGCGCGTAACGCGCCGCCCACGCTCCAGCGCGACTCGGTCGAGACGGTCGACGACCTGTCGCGCGGCGGCGAAGGAGCGCTCCATCCTGAGCGCCAGCGCGTCGATGACGGCGGTGTCGACCACGAGCTGGCGGTCGATGAAGAGCTTGACCAGCACGGCGCGCAGCAAGCCGTCATCCGGCGGTTCGATCGTGGCGCTCGGCGCCAGCCGCAGGCGCGAAAGCAGGTCCGGCACCTTGAGGCCCCAGAGATCGGGCGCCGAGCGCGCCGTCAGCAGCAGGTGCCCGCCGCGCGCCTTGATCGCGTTCATCACATGGAACAGGGCGGGTTCGTCGAAGGGGCCGGCGTCGCAGTCCTCGATGACGAGGGCGCCGCCGGAGACGAGATGTGCGACCTTGTCATCCGAGAGCTCGCGAGCCGAAATCGTCCAGGCGTGGGCCATGCGGCCCCAGATCGCCGCAAGATGGGTCTTGCCCGCGCCTTCCGGCCCGGTCAGGCGCAGCCAGGCCTCGGGCCAGCGCGGCCAGCCTTCGATCAGCCCGTAGGCCGCCTCGTTCGAGGGGCCGACGAGGAAGTCCTCGATGCCATGGCGGCTGTCGAGCGGCAGGTCGAAGGCAAGTTGGCGCGGACGCGACGGCGCATCGGACATGGGAGGTTCAGGGCTCGATATCGATCTTGACCTCGACGCCCTTCGGGCGCGGCGGCTCGATGCCGCGATAGAGGTTGCTGGCGAGATATTGCCTGAGCGCGAAGCGGCAGAGCACGCCGATGACCGCCGAGAGCGGCACCGCCAGCAGCAGGCCGACGAAGCCGAACAGCGTGCCGAAGGCCAGCAGCGCGAACATCAGCCAGACCGGGTGCACGCCGATCGAATCGCCGACGAATTTCGGCTGAAAGATATTGCCCTCCAGGAACTGCCCGACGAGGAAGACCCCAAGCGCTGCCAGGGGCCAGGTCCAGTCCGGCCAGAACTGGACGATGGCGACGCCGACCGAGAGGACGAGCCCGGTCAGCGAGCCGACATAGGGGATGAAGGACAGGAAGCCCGAGATGATGCCGATCAGCGCACCGAAATTGACGCCGATGAGGCTGAGGCCGATCGCATAGAAGGAGCCGAGCAGCAGGCAGACCAGCGCCTGCCCCCGCAGGAAGCCGGCAATGGCGGTATCCATCTCGCGCACCAGCCCGCGGATGGTGTCGCGATGGTCGCGCGGCAGCCAGCTATCGACGGTTGCGACCATTCGATCCCAATCGACCAGCAGATAGAAGGCGATCACCGGGGTCAGCACCAGCAGCGAGAAGACGCCGACGATCGCCGTGCCGCCGGTCCAGAGCGACTGCAGCAGGCCGCCGGCCCACTTCGTCGCCTGGCCGACCAGATCGCCCAGCGAGCTCTGCGCCTGCTTGGCGAGGTCGCCGCCGCCGAAGCGCTCCAGCCAGGGCGCACCTCTTTCGAGGACGAGATTCTGCAGCTTCGCCGCATCCTCCGGCAACCGCGCCACCAGCCCGGCGAGTTGCTGGCCGAGCAGCGGCGCGAGCAGGATCAGCGCCAGCGCGAAGATCAGGATGAAGATGAAGAGGATGACGATGGTCGCGGCGAGCCGACTCATGCCCAGGCGCTCCAGCCGGTCGGCCAGCGGGTCGAGCAGATAGGCGAGCGCCAGCGCCGCGATGAAGGGGAGCAGGATGTCCCTGAACAACACCAGCAGCAGCACGAAGACGACAAGGGAACCCAGCCAAAAGCCGATCTGGCGCTGTAACGTCATCCATCAGCCTCTTCGCGTCTCCGGCAGGAAGACGAGCAACTCTATACGCAACCCAACGGTTCCGGGCCAGCGCGGCAGCACCGGCTCAGCCCGCCATGTGTCGCAGCCAGAAGGCGAGATAGGCCGCCATCGAGGCGAGCGTCAACAGCGCGACAACCAGCTCCCCGACCGTGCCCGCCGACCCCGGATCGATGCCGAAGGCGCGTGAGCCGAGCGCCAGCGCGGCGAAGGCGATCTGCGCGGCGGTGTTGAGCTTGCTCACGGTGAACGGCGCGATCGTGACCGGCCGGTCGAGCAGCCAGGAGAGCAGTACCGCGGCCACGATCATGATGTCGCGCGCCGCCACCAGGACGACGAGCCAGACCGGGATCGCGCCGACGACGGCCAGCGTGATGTAGATCGAGACGATCAGCGCCTTGTCGGCGATGGGATCGAGCCAGGCGCCGAGCTCGCTCGCCATGCCACAGCGCTTGGCAAGGAAGCCATCGACGGCATCGGAGATCCCGGCGACAACGAAGATGATGAAGGCGGTCTCCCAGCGCGTATTGACGATCATGACGATGACCAGCGGCACCAGGAACAGGCGGCCGATGGTGATCAGGTTGGGGATCGTCATGGCGGCAGCTTCGCTCAGAGCGGTTTCGAACGCCAGCGCGGCCGATGCAGAAGGGGTATGGCGAGACGATGGCGGGGATCTGAAGCGCGATTACCCTGCAAAACCGCCCAAACGCCTTGCCACGGCGGGCGCGCTTGCCTATCGCTCGCGCGAGCAGGAACAAAGGCGAGATCGCAATGAGCAAGCCCGGCGCAAACGGACTGACCTATGCGCAGGCGGGTGTCGACATCGACGCCGGCAACGCCATGGTCGACGAGATCAAGCCGCTGGTGCGCGCAACGCGCCGGCCCGGCGCGGACGCCGAGATCGGCGGCTTCGGCGGCCTGTTCGACCTCAAGGCCGCGGGCTTCAAGGACCCCATCCTGGTCGCCGCCAATGACGGCGTCGGCACCAAGGTGAAGATCGCGATCGAGAGCGGGCTGCATTCGACCATCGGCATCGACCTCGTCGCGATGTGCGTCAACGACCTGATCGTGCAGGGCGCCGAGCCCCTGCTCTTCCTCGACTACTACGCCACCGGCAAGCTCGACCCCAAGGTCGGCGTCGAGATCGTGCGTGGCATCGCCGATGGCTGCCGCCAGGCCGGCTGCGCGCTGATCGGCGGCGAGACCGCCGAGATGCCCGGCATGTATGCCGAGAAGGATTACGACCTCGCCGGCTTCGCCGTCGGTGCGGCCGAGCGTGGCACGCTGCTGCCGCGCGAGGATCTGAAGCCCGGTGATGTGGTGTTCGGCCTGCCCTCTTCCGGCGTGCATTCGAACGGCTATTCGCTTGTCCGCCGTATCGTGGCGCTGAGCGGTCTCGGCTGGGACGCCCCTGCCCCCTTCGC contains the following coding sequences:
- a CDS encoding AI-2E family transporter, whose product is MTLQRQIGFWLGSLVVFVLLLVLFRDILLPFIAALALAYLLDPLADRLERLGMSRLAATIVILFIFILIFALALILLAPLLGQQLAGLVARLPEDAAKLQNLVLERGAPWLERFGGGDLAKQAQSSLGDLVGQATKWAGGLLQSLWTGGTAIVGVFSLLVLTPVIAFYLLVDWDRMVATVDSWLPRDHRDTIRGLVREMDTAIAGFLRGQALVCLLLGSFYAIGLSLIGVNFGALIGIISGFLSFIPYVGSLTGLVLSVGVAIVQFWPDWTWPLAALGVFLVGQFLEGNIFQPKFVGDSIGVHPVWLMFALLAFGTLFGFVGLLLAVPLSAVIGVLCRFALRQYLASNLYRGIEPPRPKGVEVKIDIEP
- a CDS encoding CDP-alcohol phosphatidyltransferase family protein, which codes for MTIPNLITIGRLFLVPLVIVMIVNTRWETAFIIFVVAGISDAVDGFLAKRCGMASELGAWLDPIADKALIVSIYITLAVVGAIPVWLVVLVAARDIMIVAAVLLSWLLDRPVTIAPFTVSKLNTAAQIAFAALALGSRAFGIDPGSAGTVGELVVALLTLASMAAYLAFWLRHMAG
- the purM gene encoding phosphoribosylformylglycinamidine cyclo-ligase, whose protein sequence is MSKPGANGLTYAQAGVDIDAGNAMVDEIKPLVRATRRPGADAEIGGFGGLFDLKAAGFKDPILVAANDGVGTKVKIAIESGLHSTIGIDLVAMCVNDLIVQGAEPLLFLDYYATGKLDPKVGVEIVRGIADGCRQAGCALIGGETAEMPGMYAEKDYDLAGFAVGAAERGTLLPREDLKPGDVVFGLPSSGVHSNGYSLVRRIVALSGLGWDAPAPFAPGKSLAEALLEPTRIYVKPLLQALKATDGVKALAHITGGGFPDNIPRVLPEGLGVALDLPAIPVPPVFGWLAKIGGVAEREMLRTFNCGIGMIVAADAAKADAVLAALKAAGETPVKLGEIVPVAAGEEPVSYRGKLSL